A genomic window from Pseudonocardia broussonetiae includes:
- a CDS encoding ATP-binding protein — MARRDAARASSDEPRRRRRRALAGESGLPKYTPDIALRSIDGHLTRTSTQVMAWYRLAAQAWSFRSDSQREVLIRQIAAQLGELQGRWLHLRVTTRPYPVHMWAESFDNNALGRMPDVAGALGWDGFLEGEQRHLMGLSMSDKEVFLGVEVSGRGMLDRWVDAAAPVLERIAPAAVRAELAALDSEVAHIDELVAGSGLDAIPARPDDVAWLMQRSCALGLPAPRTLSVVPGGVSRWETEDLAGFTDGVDMHQEPYAPTVKVVGRIRSQTVQRNVAVLSVGLMEGLRIPEVDDPWMQHSDRLPFPVEWSARIYVRRPEEVAGELQRQMGKVRSQIRHYTHDHDLDPPMSLARQADRVLEVEDELTSGLTQLNTRLYGWWRVAVSGKDEAEAVSRAQQVLDVYRPKVQMEHPEAQYKYAREFIPGEPLASTAYRRRGSVTWAAAAVPAATASVGDRRGIMIGETCTATRRPVAWDPWLAQEVRRSSGLTAVVGGLGSGKSFLTGLIVYKTLRSGARWTVLDPSGPLAELTRLPELAPFSRHINLLRADPGILNPYRVVAEPRPDHFADEEDPERAWRRERSLAAATRRRLVLDVLTGLLPYDISRLPHTRIVLLRAVREVGGANDRHPGLVIDALRRHARDGEEHAGVVADFLEERRELPQAALLFPDTTRDDPWQDERDYRLTVLTMQGMTLPRPGSPREEWTDGESLAVELLNLASWLTQRTIYEADRNLRKGVALDETHFLSQVPTGKVLIDRLARDSRKFNVRALFASQLAGDLLRVSGFASLVNAVFVGRTDDGEAQDEALRLLKVPTGVGYEQMLGTLSPRPRHDDRPDDTPRQFVFADGHGGVEKIRIDLEAPHLEHVRAALDTNPDASRVSARGVPVAQAAVRAPDEPPPVLSGEIVAEDLPRGGYDELSDDDVLDEGFADDLDDADRVRPTGGVVR, encoded by the coding sequence GTGGCGCGGCGTGACGCGGCCCGCGCCTCCTCCGACGAGCCGCGCCGCCGTCGAAGACGCGCGCTCGCCGGGGAGTCCGGCCTGCCGAAGTACACCCCCGACATCGCGCTGCGCTCGATCGACGGCCACCTGACGCGCACCAGCACGCAGGTCATGGCCTGGTACCGGCTCGCCGCGCAGGCCTGGAGCTTCCGCTCCGACTCCCAGCGCGAGGTGCTGATCCGCCAGATCGCGGCGCAGCTCGGCGAGCTGCAGGGCCGCTGGCTGCACCTGCGCGTCACCACGCGCCCGTACCCGGTGCACATGTGGGCCGAGTCGTTCGACAACAACGCGCTCGGCCGCATGCCCGACGTCGCCGGCGCCCTCGGCTGGGACGGCTTCCTCGAGGGCGAGCAGCGCCACCTCATGGGCCTGTCGATGAGCGACAAGGAGGTCTTCCTCGGCGTCGAGGTCTCCGGTCGCGGGATGCTCGACCGCTGGGTCGACGCCGCCGCCCCCGTGCTGGAGCGCATCGCGCCCGCCGCGGTGCGCGCCGAGCTGGCCGCGCTCGACTCCGAGGTCGCCCACATCGACGAGCTGGTGGCGGGCAGCGGGCTCGACGCCATCCCGGCGCGGCCCGACGACGTCGCGTGGCTCATGCAGCGCTCCTGCGCGCTCGGGCTGCCCGCACCGCGCACGCTGTCGGTCGTCCCCGGCGGGGTGTCGCGCTGGGAGACCGAGGACCTCGCGGGCTTCACCGACGGCGTCGACATGCACCAGGAGCCCTACGCCCCCACCGTGAAGGTGGTCGGGCGCATCCGCTCGCAGACGGTGCAGCGCAACGTCGCCGTGCTGTCGGTCGGGCTGATGGAGGGCCTGCGCATCCCCGAGGTCGACGACCCGTGGATGCAGCACTCCGACCGCCTCCCGTTCCCGGTGGAGTGGTCGGCGCGGATCTACGTCCGGCGCCCGGAGGAGGTGGCGGGCGAGCTGCAGCGGCAGATGGGCAAGGTCCGCTCCCAGATCCGGCACTACACCCACGACCACGACCTCGACCCGCCGATGTCGCTCGCGCGCCAGGCCGACCGGGTCCTCGAGGTCGAGGACGAGCTGACGTCCGGGCTCACCCAGCTCAACACCCGCCTGTACGGCTGGTGGCGGGTCGCGGTGTCGGGCAAGGACGAGGCGGAGGCCGTCAGCCGCGCCCAGCAGGTGCTCGACGTCTACCGCCCCAAGGTGCAGATGGAGCACCCCGAGGCGCAGTACAAGTACGCGCGGGAGTTCATCCCGGGCGAGCCGCTGGCCTCCACCGCCTACCGCAGGCGCGGCTCGGTCACCTGGGCGGCCGCGGCCGTCCCGGCGGCCACGGCCAGCGTGGGCGACCGCCGCGGCATCATGATCGGCGAGACCTGCACCGCCACCCGCCGTCCCGTGGCGTGGGACCCGTGGCTCGCGCAGGAGGTGCGCCGCTCGTCCGGCCTGACCGCCGTCGTCGGCGGGCTGGGGTCGGGCAAGTCGTTCCTCACCGGCCTGATCGTCTACAAGACGCTGCGCTCCGGCGCGCGCTGGACGGTGCTCGACCCGTCGGGCCCGCTCGCCGAGCTGACCCGCCTGCCCGAGCTCGCGCCGTTCAGCCGGCACATCAACCTGCTGCGCGCCGACCCCGGCATCCTCAACCCCTACCGCGTCGTCGCCGAGCCGCGGCCCGACCACTTCGCCGACGAGGAGGACCCCGAGCGGGCGTGGCGCCGCGAGCGCAGCCTCGCCGCCGCCACGAGACGCCGGCTCGTCCTCGACGTGCTGACCGGACTGCTGCCCTACGACATCTCCCGGCTGCCGCACACCCGGATCGTGCTGCTGCGCGCCGTCCGCGAGGTGGGCGGGGCCAACGACCGCCACCCCGGGCTCGTCATCGACGCCCTGCGCCGCCACGCCCGCGACGGCGAGGAGCACGCCGGGGTCGTGGCCGACTTCCTCGAGGAGCGCCGCGAGCTCCCCCAGGCCGCGCTGCTGTTCCCCGACACCACCCGCGACGACCCGTGGCAGGACGAGCGCGACTACCGGCTCACCGTCCTGACGATGCAGGGCATGACGCTGCCGCGGCCGGGCAGCCCGCGCGAGGAGTGGACCGACGGCGAGTCGCTCGCCGTCGAGCTGCTCAACCTCGCGTCCTGGCTCACCCAGCGCACGATCTACGAGGCCGACCGCAACCTGCGCAAGGGCGTCGCGCTCGACGAGACGCACTTCCTCTCGCAGGTGCCCACCGGCAAGGTGCTCATCGACCGGCTCGCCCGCGACTCCCGCAAGTTCAACGTGCGCGCGCTGTTCGCCTCGCAGCTCGCGGGCGACCTGCTGCGGGTGTCGGGGTTCGCGTCGCTGGTCAACGCCGTGTTCGTCGGGCGCACCGACGACGGCGAGGCGCAGGACGAGGCCCTGCGCCTGCTCAAGGTGCCCACCGGCGTCGGCTACGAGCAGATGCTCGGCACGCTCTCGCCCCGCCCGCGCCACGACGACCGGCCCGACGACACGCCGCGCCAGTTCGTCTTCGCCGACGGCCACGGCGGCGTCGAGAAGATCCGGATCGACCTGGAGGCCCCGCACCTGGAGCACGTCCGGGCCGCGCTGGACACCAACCCCGACGCGAGCCGCGTCTCCGCCCGCGGGGTGCCCGTGGCGCAGGCGGCGGTCCGCGCGCCCGACGAGCCGCCGCCGGTCCTGTCCGGCGAGATCGTCGCCGAGGACCTGCCCCGCGGCGGCTACGACGAGCTCTCCGACGACGACGTCCTCGACGAGGGCTTCGCCGACGACCTCGACGACGCCGACCGCGTCCGGCCCACCGGGGGGGTCGTGCGGTGA
- a CDS encoding (Fe-S)-binding protein: MVVRLIIGLAMTVIALAVSGRRAFWIYKLISSGQPAHDRTDGLNQRIRAQFVEVFGQRKLLKWSVPGLAHLFTFYAFVILASVYLEAYGALFDPEFAIPFIGRWPVLGFLQDTIAVLALISLGVFSVIRLRNAPERKARASRFYGSHTNGAWLILFMIFNVLWTMFLFRGAASALGYLPYESGAWASIGVGNLFAGLSEPTLHVLESVGLLLHIGVMLVFTVIIAYSKHLHIFTAPINVSAKRFPKALGPLPAMESNGKKIDFEDPGEDDVFGRGKIEDFTWKGMLDFATCTECGRCQSQCPAWNTGKPLSPKLVIMDLRDHMLAKAPYMIGGKDMPEEGGIDFQAGFSDDSYHGVPESGYERVRGSGPEQAARPLVGTAEQGGVIDPDVLWSCTTCGACVEQCPVDIEHVDHIVDMRRNQVLIESEFPSELGVLFKNLENKGNPWGQNQRERLDWTKKLDFEVNVFDGELAPEVEYLFWIGCAGAFDDGQKKTVQATAELLKRAGVEYVVLGPEETCTGDPARRSGNEFLFQMLAQQNVEVLNAVFEGREAGTRKIVTTCPHCLNTLGREYPQLDGHYEVVHHTQLLNKLVREGKLVPVAAPDADTAAPVTYHDPCYLGRHNEVYEEPRELIGAVATLTEMPRHADRSMCCGAGGARMWMEERIGQRVNVNRTEEALATLGAGAPSETTLNDTGANEQTSGVKGSDGAAAGGTIAVGCPFCKTMLSDGLTQKQGEGAGENVQIQDVSQMLLTAVKRGDSATNGHSAHGSSTNGSTSNGTAPAKEPAEEPATGDAQS, encoded by the coding sequence GTGGTTGTGAGACTGATCATCGGCCTGGCGATGACGGTGATCGCGTTGGCGGTCTCCGGCCGCCGCGCGTTCTGGATCTACAAGCTGATCTCGTCGGGTCAACCGGCCCACGACCGCACCGACGGGTTGAACCAGCGGATCCGGGCGCAGTTCGTCGAGGTGTTCGGCCAGCGCAAGCTGTTGAAGTGGTCGGTGCCCGGTCTGGCGCACCTGTTCACCTTCTACGCCTTCGTGATCCTGGCCTCGGTGTACCTGGAGGCCTACGGAGCGCTGTTCGACCCGGAGTTCGCGATCCCGTTCATCGGGCGCTGGCCGGTGCTGGGGTTCCTGCAGGACACGATCGCGGTGCTGGCGCTGATCTCGCTGGGCGTGTTCTCGGTGATCCGGCTGCGCAACGCCCCCGAGCGCAAGGCGCGGGCGTCGCGGTTCTACGGCTCGCACACCAACGGTGCGTGGCTGATCCTGTTCATGATCTTCAACGTGCTGTGGACGATGTTCCTGTTCCGCGGTGCGGCCTCGGCGCTGGGCTACCTGCCCTACGAGTCGGGGGCGTGGGCGTCGATCGGGGTGGGCAACCTGTTCGCCGGGTTGTCCGAGCCGACGCTGCACGTGCTGGAGAGCGTGGGGCTGCTGCTGCACATCGGCGTGATGCTGGTGTTCACGGTGATCATCGCCTACAGCAAGCACCTGCACATCTTCACCGCGCCGATCAACGTCTCGGCCAAGCGCTTCCCCAAGGCCCTGGGCCCGCTGCCGGCGATGGAGTCGAACGGCAAGAAGATCGACTTCGAGGACCCGGGCGAGGACGACGTGTTCGGCCGCGGGAAGATCGAGGACTTCACGTGGAAGGGCATGCTGGACTTCGCGACCTGCACCGAGTGCGGTCGCTGCCAGTCCCAGTGCCCGGCGTGGAACACCGGCAAGCCGCTGTCCCCGAAGCTCGTGATCATGGACCTGCGCGACCACATGCTGGCCAAGGCGCCGTACATGATCGGCGGCAAGGACATGCCCGAGGAAGGCGGCATCGACTTCCAGGCGGGGTTCTCCGACGACAGCTACCACGGGGTCCCCGAGTCCGGGTACGAGCGCGTGCGCGGGTCGGGTCCGGAGCAGGCCGCGCGTCCGCTGGTCGGCACCGCGGAGCAGGGCGGGGTGATCGACCCCGACGTGCTGTGGTCGTGCACCACCTGCGGGGCGTGCGTGGAGCAGTGCCCGGTCGACATCGAGCACGTCGACCACATCGTCGACATGCGCCGCAACCAGGTCCTGATCGAGTCGGAGTTCCCCTCCGAGCTCGGGGTGCTGTTCAAGAACCTGGAGAACAAGGGCAACCCGTGGGGGCAGAACCAGCGCGAGCGCCTGGACTGGACCAAGAAGCTCGACTTCGAGGTCAACGTCTTCGACGGCGAGCTGGCCCCCGAGGTGGAGTACCTGTTCTGGATCGGGTGCGCGGGGGCGTTCGACGACGGGCAGAAGAAGACGGTGCAGGCCACCGCGGAGCTGCTCAAGCGGGCCGGGGTCGAGTACGTGGTGCTGGGCCCGGAGGAGACCTGCACCGGTGACCCGGCGCGCCGCTCGGGCAACGAGTTCCTGTTCCAGATGCTGGCCCAGCAGAACGTCGAGGTCCTCAACGCGGTGTTCGAGGGCCGCGAGGCCGGCACCCGCAAGATCGTCACGACCTGCCCGCACTGCCTGAACACCCTGGGTCGGGAGTACCCGCAGCTCGACGGTCACTACGAGGTCGTGCACCACACCCAGCTGCTCAACAAGCTCGTCCGCGAGGGCAAGCTCGTGCCGGTCGCCGCACCGGATGCCGACACGGCTGCGCCGGTCACCTACCACGACCCGTGCTACCTGGGCCGGCACAACGAGGTCTACGAGGAGCCGCGCGAGCTCATCGGCGCCGTCGCGACGCTGACCGAGATGCCGCGCCACGCCGACCGCTCGATGTGCTGCGGCGCGGGCGGTGCGCGGATGTGGATGGAGGAGCGGATCGGGCAGCGGGTCAACGTCAACCGCACCGAGGAGGCCCTGGCCACCCTCGGAGCAGGTGCTCCCTCGGAGACGACGCTCAACGACACCGGCGCGAACGAGCAGACCAGCGGCGTGAAGGGTTCCGACGGCGCCGCCGCCGGCGGCACCATCGCCGTGGGCTGCCCGTTCTGCAAGACGATGCTGTCCGACGGGCTCACCCAGAAGCAGGGCGAGGGCGCCGGGGAGAACGTCCAGATCCAGGACGTCTCCCAGATGCTGCTCACCGCGGTCAAGCGCGGCGACAGCGCCACCAACGGCCACTCCGCCCACGGCTCCTCGACGAACGGATCCACGTCGAACGGCACCGCGCCGGCGAAGGAGCCCGCGGAGGAGCCCGCCACGGGCGACGCGCAGAGCTGA
- a CDS encoding response regulator transcription factor, protein MSAIRVVLADDESLTRGAVGALLGLEPDLVVVGEAGTGDEAVAAVREHRPDVAVLDVEMPGRDGAEVAQWVATHEPGTRCIILTRHARPGVLRRALAAGAAGFVTKSAPATVLADVIRRVHRGGRYVDPDLAMTALMTEDCPLTDRELDVLRHVDPSSTAAEIAERVHLSPGTVRNYLSSAMHKLGAGNRSDAVARARDHGWL, encoded by the coding sequence GTGAGCGCGATCCGCGTGGTCCTCGCCGACGACGAGTCGCTCACGCGCGGTGCCGTCGGCGCGCTGCTGGGCCTGGAGCCCGACCTGGTGGTCGTGGGCGAGGCCGGCACCGGCGACGAGGCCGTCGCCGCGGTACGGGAGCACCGGCCCGACGTCGCCGTGCTGGACGTCGAGATGCCCGGGCGCGACGGCGCCGAGGTCGCGCAGTGGGTGGCCACCCACGAGCCCGGCACGCGCTGCATCATCCTCACCCGCCACGCCCGGCCCGGCGTGCTGCGCCGCGCGCTGGCCGCGGGCGCCGCCGGGTTCGTCACGAAGAGCGCGCCGGCCACGGTGCTCGCCGACGTCATCCGGCGCGTGCACCGCGGCGGCCGCTACGTCGACCCGGACCTGGCCATGACGGCGCTGATGACCGAGGACTGCCCGCTCACCGACCGGGAGCTCGACGTCCTGCGCCACGTCGACCCCTCGAGCACCGCCGCCGAGATCGCCGAGCGCGTGCACCTCTCGCCCGGCACCGTCCGCAACTACCTGTCCTCGGCGATGCACAAGCTCGGCGCGGGCAACCGCTCCGACGCCGTGGCCCGGGCGCGCGACCACGGCTGGCTCTGA
- a CDS encoding sensor histidine kinase gives MDTSPPGFEERRVRTARRFGRIGLASTLLYLFLVPVPLFLGAVRPDLVVVVVVLYVVGFGLHLWRIRELMRSLGTPAAPWFSVAASVVGLAVTVVGLGSGALGFTWSLLGGVLLGDVVGGRRARTTAIWVVAASVLTAVLGWWATGLVHPPGADSQSFRAFSVGLAVTYVGAMWILDVERLWWLKAVIDIDGSRRTAAELATARERLRLADDLHDILGHALEVVAFKSELAARLPDHERARAEMVEVQRVARESLTEVRSLVRDTRTIDLVTELAGARAVLGSSGITLVVHGDPAAVGPTARTVLGRVLREAMTNVLRHAEPSHCTIEIDVDGDAARLVVVNDGALPTDDADPGTGLASLGRYLDEHAGRLAAGPAGDGTFRIDASLPAGAR, from the coding sequence GTGGACACCTCGCCGCCCGGGTTCGAGGAGCGCCGCGTGCGCACCGCGCGCCGCTTCGGGCGCATCGGCCTGGCGAGCACCCTGCTCTACCTGTTCCTCGTGCCCGTCCCGCTGTTCCTCGGCGCCGTGCGGCCCGACCTCGTGGTGGTCGTGGTGGTGCTCTACGTCGTCGGGTTCGGGCTGCACCTGTGGCGCATCCGGGAGCTCATGCGCTCGCTCGGCACGCCCGCCGCGCCCTGGTTCAGCGTCGCCGCGTCGGTCGTCGGGCTCGCCGTCACCGTCGTCGGGCTGGGCAGCGGGGCGCTGGGCTTCACGTGGTCCCTGCTCGGCGGCGTGCTGCTCGGCGACGTCGTGGGGGGCCGGCGGGCGCGGACCACCGCGATCTGGGTGGTGGCGGCGAGCGTGCTGACCGCCGTCCTCGGCTGGTGGGCGACCGGCCTGGTCCACCCGCCCGGCGCCGACTCGCAGTCGTTCCGCGCCTTCTCGGTCGGCCTCGCCGTCACCTACGTCGGCGCCATGTGGATCCTCGACGTCGAGCGGCTGTGGTGGCTCAAGGCCGTGATCGACATCGACGGGTCGCGCCGCACCGCCGCCGAGCTCGCGACGGCCCGCGAGCGGCTGCGCCTGGCCGACGACCTGCACGACATCCTCGGGCACGCGCTGGAGGTGGTCGCGTTCAAGAGCGAGCTCGCCGCACGGCTGCCCGACCACGAGCGGGCGCGCGCGGAGATGGTGGAGGTGCAGCGGGTGGCACGGGAGTCGCTGACGGAGGTGCGCTCGCTGGTCCGCGACACCCGCACGATCGACCTGGTCACCGAGCTCGCGGGCGCGCGGGCGGTGCTCGGGTCGTCGGGCATCACCCTCGTCGTGCACGGGGACCCGGCGGCCGTCGGCCCGACCGCTCGCACCGTGCTCGGCCGCGTGCTGCGCGAGGCGATGACCAACGTCCTGCGGCACGCCGAGCCCAGCCACTGCACCATCGAGATCGACGTCGACGGCGACGCCGCGCGGCTCGTCGTCGTCAACGACGGGGCGCTGCCCACCGACGACGCCGACCCGGGCACGGGGCTCGCCTCGCTCGGCCGCTACCTCGACGAGCACGCCGGACGCCTCGCCGCCGGCCCGGCGGGCGACGGCACGTTCCGGATCGACGCGTCCCTGCCCGCGGGTGCGCGGTGA
- a CDS encoding ABC transporter ATP-binding protein → MTRTTTGPAAVPRPANLDAAISVRGLRVSYGDFDAVRGIDLEVRRGEVFALLGTNGAGKTTTLEVLEGFGRRSGGTVSVLGLDPAVDRAALQPRMGIQLQEGGFVDELTVLETLRLWQRLVERPDRPERLLERFELTARRDVGVNKLSGGEKRRLDLAMAVWGSPELVVLDEPTTGLDPESRRRTWDAIQELQEAGRTVVLTTHYLEEAEALADRVAIMHEGRVAVSGSLAEIVAAQPSGFSATLPAGVGELPVVGGEVERDGDRVRVRTDDLQGDLTAFLVWAAGRGVRLPDLRAAPASLADIYHAVRTGSEQS, encoded by the coding sequence ATGACACGGACGACCACCGGACCCGCCGCCGTCCCGCGGCCGGCGAACCTCGACGCCGCGATCTCGGTGCGCGGGCTGCGCGTGAGCTACGGCGACTTCGACGCGGTGCGCGGCATCGACCTCGAGGTCCGGCGCGGCGAGGTCTTCGCGCTGCTCGGCACGAACGGGGCGGGCAAGACCACCACGCTGGAGGTGCTGGAGGGGTTCGGCCGGCGCAGCGGGGGGACGGTGTCGGTGCTCGGGCTCGACCCGGCCGTCGACCGCGCCGCGCTGCAGCCGCGGATGGGGATCCAGCTGCAGGAGGGCGGGTTCGTCGACGAGCTGACGGTGCTGGAGACGCTGCGGCTGTGGCAGCGGCTCGTCGAGCGGCCGGACCGGCCCGAGCGGCTGCTGGAGCGCTTCGAGCTGACGGCCCGGCGCGACGTCGGGGTGAACAAGCTGTCGGGCGGGGAGAAGCGGCGGCTCGACCTCGCGATGGCGGTGTGGGGCTCGCCCGAGCTCGTCGTCCTCGACGAGCCGACGACCGGGCTCGACCCGGAGTCGCGGCGCCGCACCTGGGACGCGATCCAGGAGCTGCAGGAGGCCGGGCGCACCGTCGTGCTCACGACGCACTACCTGGAGGAGGCGGAGGCGCTCGCCGACCGGGTCGCGATCATGCACGAGGGGCGGGTCGCGGTGTCGGGCTCGCTCGCCGAGATCGTCGCGGCGCAGCCCTCGGGCTTCTCGGCGACGCTCCCGGCGGGGGTGGGCGAGCTGCCGGTCGTCGGCGGGGAGGTGGAGCGCGACGGCGACCGCGTCCGGGTGCGCACCGACGACCTGCAGGGCGACCTCACCGCGTTCCTGGTCTGGGCGGCCGGTCGAGGGGTGCGGCTGCCCGACCTGCGGGCCGCGCCCGCCTCGCTCGCCGACATCTACCACGCCGTCCGCACCGGATCGGAGCAGTCATGA
- a CDS encoding ABC transporter permease has product MTTSTATATATAGPASRVLALGAAEVRLLLRNRTAAISSLFLPIAFGVFFAFTFEAGVAAGPGVWATIVALQLVVTFTMGVYVTITQTVVARRRTRVLKRMRTSSLSDAGLLVATTGPAVAIAVVHLVLYAVIDTVLGAPFPADVVPLVLAVAGGLAVCVTAGFATTIVTPTPERAQITTLPLFFVMFAAAFVVPVLPVGSWWQALVLVPGAPVGLLTQLAFTGGTWAPGLLGLPAALPGIVSLVGWTAAFTVIAQRRFRWDPRV; this is encoded by the coding sequence ATGACCACCTCCACCGCCACCGCCACCGCCACCGCTGGCCCCGCGTCGCGGGTCCTCGCGCTGGGCGCCGCCGAGGTGCGGCTGCTGCTGCGCAACCGCACGGCGGCCATCTCGTCGCTGTTCCTGCCGATCGCGTTCGGCGTGTTCTTCGCGTTCACCTTCGAGGCGGGCGTGGCGGCGGGCCCCGGGGTCTGGGCGACGATCGTGGCGCTGCAGCTGGTCGTCACGTTCACGATGGGCGTCTACGTCACGATCACGCAGACGGTCGTGGCCCGGCGGCGGACGCGGGTGCTGAAGCGGATGCGCACCAGCAGCCTGTCCGACGCGGGTCTGCTCGTCGCGACGACCGGGCCCGCCGTGGCGATCGCCGTGGTGCACCTCGTGCTCTACGCCGTCATCGACACCGTGCTCGGCGCGCCGTTCCCGGCCGATGTCGTGCCGCTGGTGCTGGCCGTGGCCGGGGGGCTCGCGGTGTGCGTCACGGCCGGCTTCGCCACGACGATCGTCACCCCCACGCCGGAGCGGGCGCAGATCACGACGCTGCCGCTGTTCTTCGTGATGTTCGCCGCGGCGTTCGTGGTGCCGGTCCTGCCGGTCGGCTCGTGGTGGCAGGCGCTGGTGCTGGTGCCCGGCGCGCCGGTCGGGCTGCTGACGCAGCTCGCGTTCACCGGCGGCACCTGGGCGCCCGGCCTGCTCGGGCTGCCGGCGGCGCTGCCGGGGATCGTCAGCCTGGTCGGCTGGACGGCGGCGTTCACGGTGATCGCGCAGCGGCGGTTCCGCTGGGACCCGCGCGTCTGA
- the dcd gene encoding dCTP deaminase codes for MLLSDGDLLKELDGGRLVLDPWDRAMLQPSSIDVRLDRYFRVFQNSRYTHIDPAEQQDELTSAVEPDGDDPFVLHPGEFVLGSTFESVTLPDDLAGRLEGKSSLGRLGLLTHSTAGFIDPGFSGHITLELSNVANLPITLWPGMKIGQLCLFRLSSPAQRPYGSDGVGSRYQGQRGPTPSRAHQNFHRIDTRR; via the coding sequence GTGCTGCTGTCCGACGGTGACCTGCTCAAGGAGCTCGACGGTGGGCGCCTGGTCCTGGACCCGTGGGACCGCGCGATGCTCCAGCCGTCGAGCATCGACGTCCGCCTGGACCGCTACTTCCGCGTGTTCCAGAACTCGCGCTACACCCACATCGACCCGGCGGAGCAGCAGGACGAGCTGACGTCCGCCGTCGAGCCCGACGGCGACGACCCGTTCGTGCTGCACCCGGGCGAGTTCGTCCTCGGGTCGACCTTCGAGTCCGTGACGCTGCCGGACGACCTGGCGGGGCGGCTCGAGGGGAAGTCGAGCCTCGGGCGCCTCGGCCTGCTCACCCACTCCACGGCGGGCTTCATCGACCCCGGCTTCTCGGGCCACATCACCCTCGAGCTGTCGAACGTCGCCAACCTGCCGATCACCCTGTGGCCGGGCATGAAGATCGGGCAGCTGTGCCTGTTCCGCCTGTCCAGCCCCGCGCAGCGCCCCTACGGCAGCGACGGCGTCGGCTCGCGCTACCAGGGGCAGCGCGGCCCGACCCCGTCGCGGGCCCACCAGAACTTCCACCGCATCGACACCCGGCGCTGA
- a CDS encoding UDP-N-acetylglucosamine 2-epimerase: protein MTQMEPPLGSLPVQDHDHDVLLIAGSRPEVARLAPVATAFNDADRIRALTVATGADPMGVHEAFEALGVPADVTLLLREPPGTHPAAIGAMLMTRIDELLVDLDPSAVMVYGGGMTAAMAAQVAFWRQIPVVHLQAGVASDDLLCPFPQEANRRIIGQLASLFLTTGGAALGSPIGPNAIPVGDTMAANPQPADLRFARLVRRVRAGDSKLVLVGLDRADSLGVLAGLPDLLERESDVEIVVYGELAAHGAAAPLAQHDRAFVARTLPLAELVGLIAAATVLVSDDPELVTDAPGLGTPAVLVDGPHIAQPGDSIRSILSPRVMTTVRQVLAVAPKVVDEPSDGKEAVRVEQAVAWMFGLTPSPVLAEPVLPEQSPAPAAEATPAVAASADDDADDTADEPSTTEA from the coding sequence ATGACCCAGATGGAACCTCCGCTGGGCTCGCTCCCGGTTCAGGACCACGACCACGACGTCCTGTTGATCGCCGGCAGCCGCCCAGAGGTCGCCCGCCTCGCTCCCGTGGCGACGGCGTTCAACGACGCCGACCGCATCCGCGCCCTCACCGTCGCCACCGGTGCCGATCCGATGGGCGTGCACGAGGCGTTCGAGGCCCTCGGTGTCCCGGCCGACGTCACGCTGCTGCTCCGCGAGCCGCCCGGCACCCACCCGGCGGCGATCGGCGCGATGCTCATGACGCGGATCGACGAGCTGCTCGTCGACCTCGACCCGTCCGCGGTGATGGTCTACGGCGGCGGGATGACGGCCGCGATGGCCGCGCAGGTGGCGTTCTGGCGCCAGATCCCGGTCGTGCACCTGCAGGCGGGGGTGGCCAGCGACGACCTGCTGTGCCCGTTCCCGCAGGAGGCCAACCGGCGCATCATCGGCCAGCTCGCCTCCCTGTTCCTCACCACCGGCGGCGCGGCGCTGGGCAGCCCGATCGGGCCCAACGCGATCCCCGTCGGCGACACGATGGCCGCCAACCCGCAGCCGGCCGACCTCCGCTTCGCCCGGCTGGTCCGCCGCGTCCGCGCGGGCGACTCCAAGCTCGTGCTCGTGGGCCTCGACCGCGCCGACTCCCTGGGTGTCCTCGCCGGCCTGCCCGACCTGCTGGAGCGCGAGTCCGACGTCGAGATCGTCGTCTACGGCGAGCTCGCGGCGCACGGCGCGGCCGCCCCGCTCGCGCAGCACGACCGCGCGTTCGTGGCCCGGACGCTCCCGCTCGCCGAGCTGGTGGGGCTCATCGCGGCGGCCACGGTGCTCGTCTCCGACGACCCCGAGCTCGTCACCGACGCCCCCGGCCTCGGCACGCCCGCGGTGCTGGTCGACGGGCCGCACATCGCGCAGCCGGGCGACTCCATCCGCAGCATCCTCAGCCCGCGGGTCATGACCACGGTGCGCCAGGTGCTGGCCGTCGCGCCCAAGGTCGTCGACGAGCCGTCCGACGGCAAGGAGGCGGTCCGCGTCGAGCAGGCGGTGGCGTGGATGTTCGGCCTCACCCCGTCGCCGGTGCTCGCCGAGCCGGTGCTGCCCGAGCAGTCCCCCGCGCCCGCGGCGGAGGCCACCCCGGCCGTCGCCGCGAGCGCCGACGACGACGCCGACGACACCGCCGACGAGCCGTCCACGACCGAGGCCTGA